A genomic region of Desulfocurvibacter africanus subsp. africanus DSM 2603 contains the following coding sequences:
- a CDS encoding twin-arginine translocation signal domain-containing protein, translating to MSDSNNPINRRDFIKGAALGVGLGAFGAMGVYSYSPWRKAHLAKVERKLTDFGVCRGVKATVISETSWFDNAMLMGDIKAAGGLLVDQYTYNWPPFGDGTGLGKGSYESGIAQIKSLLPGRLEEAWEITRQKSVHPENSGGFAALIEVEDMDGKVHKYLLDSGWSYQWMDECFKREGIDKMLASGEIEALIISHEHFDHFWGLPVTLKYAPGIKIYIPDTFYPSGLQYIVDAGHKGELIKVSKGLRPIMPGMASYVFDIPIICKVFGEQSLYFNVADLGLVSITGCCHQGIILFADTAYKELKYERDQFHGLYGGLHISPFDDWDPKYDDLVIGLKKWNIEKVGCNHCTGLVTAKKFIDVGYPVIKGTARFRTKDEAYLGNGDTIEFRKA from the coding sequence ATGTCCGACAGCAATAATCCCATCAACCGCCGCGACTTCATCAAGGGCGCGGCCCTGGGCGTGGGCCTGGGCGCCTTTGGCGCCATGGGCGTGTACTCCTATTCACCCTGGCGCAAGGCGCACCTGGCGAAGGTCGAGCGCAAGCTGACCGACTTCGGCGTCTGCCGTGGGGTCAAGGCCACGGTCATCTCCGAGACGAGCTGGTTCGACAACGCCATGCTCATGGGCGACATCAAGGCTGCGGGCGGCCTGCTCGTGGACCAGTACACGTACAACTGGCCGCCCTTCGGCGACGGCACAGGCCTTGGCAAAGGCTCCTACGAGTCAGGCATTGCCCAGATCAAGAGCCTGCTGCCTGGCCGCCTCGAGGAAGCCTGGGAAATCACCCGCCAGAAAAGCGTCCATCCCGAGAACAGCGGCGGCTTCGCGGCGCTCATTGAGGTCGAGGACATGGACGGCAAGGTCCACAAGTACCTCCTCGACTCGGGCTGGTCCTACCAGTGGATGGACGAGTGCTTCAAGCGCGAGGGCATCGACAAGATGCTCGCCAGTGGCGAGATCGAGGCGCTCATCATCTCGCACGAGCACTTCGACCACTTCTGGGGCCTGCCCGTAACGCTCAAGTACGCACCTGGCATAAAAATCTACATCCCGGACACCTTCTACCCCTCCGGCCTGCAGTACATCGTCGACGCCGGCCACAAGGGCGAGCTCATCAAAGTCTCCAAGGGCCTGCGCCCGATCATGCCGGGCATGGCTTCCTACGTGTTCGACATCCCCATCATCTGCAAGGTTTTCGGCGAGCAGTCCCTGTACTTCAACGTGGCGGACCTTGGCCTGGTGAGCATCACCGGCTGCTGCCACCAGGGCATCATCCTCTTCGCCGACACGGCCTACAAGGAACTCAAGTACGAACGGGACCAGTTCCACGGCCTCTACGGCGGGCTGCACATCTCGCCTTTCGACGACTGGGATCCCAAGTACGACGACCTGGTCATCGGGCTCAAGAAGTGGAACATCGAGAAGGTCGGCTGCAACCACTGCACTGGCCTCGTCACGGCCAAGAAGTTCATCGATGTGGGCTACCCCGTGATCAAGGGCACGGCCCGCTTCCGCACCAAGGATGAAGCCTATCTCGGCAACGGTGACACGATCGAGTTCAGGAAAGCTTAG
- a CDS encoding CobW family GTP-binding protein translates to MDLRCVTPITPGHGEPWLPGFLRALLLRAQFSRADARALGWRGIRPSLAHGESWTCRVQGLPGVFGLLFEGERATTSSLSGSFSLLYFPHPDEPRAERYPLAAAAATQRQDYWDLVRDFAAFPEPLGLFRLATLTLGVSPAGDALGVELQALSRQCVVALDGVRFPGDPARFVVHPGGMESDVPAYGPAFIFLRSLASTLTYGLGEPPSAMALTITPGHVLAYTAAGYWEARAHESVRSLSLRLDYGAAAPAPTAGPGEPGEPATLFAQASTARRTAQRRSWTKGAPLGLMGKQPWHCAHIPEWLRATGRPVATLRPELLVLTGFLGSGKTTLLRRFIEYNLQRSRFVAIIQNEIGEIGLDGKLLDHDFSVVEMDEGCVCCSLSGQLGRGLAQVLARFRPDVVVLETSGMANPKNLLSELDELEALVCPGLVLTVVDGANLDMLLNNGLVARDQIEVADVLILNKTDLVSQAERARALDRMRSLNPGAMLVEATHGDIPFGLLDEAQRQTRPGLAPHLPASTLLPTYERGQTHADAGFVARTVRLDKPIGMDRLQASLRTLSREAYRIKGIVDIAGEATPRLVQSVAGTFSVTLFPEPPTSERFLVFIGRDFPHNAEEAFRAELLPAHEA, encoded by the coding sequence ATGGACCTGCGCTGCGTTACGCCCATTACTCCCGGCCATGGCGAGCCGTGGCTGCCCGGCTTCCTGCGGGCTCTGCTCCTGCGTGCGCAGTTCAGCCGCGCCGATGCGCGCGCCCTTGGCTGGCGAGGCATCAGGCCATCACTGGCCCATGGCGAAAGCTGGACCTGCCGCGTTCAGGGCCTGCCCGGAGTCTTCGGGCTTCTGTTCGAGGGCGAGCGGGCAACCACTTCCAGCCTCAGCGGGAGCTTCTCCCTGCTCTATTTCCCCCACCCGGACGAACCGCGCGCCGAGCGCTATCCTTTGGCCGCGGCGGCCGCCACCCAGCGCCAGGACTACTGGGACCTGGTACGCGACTTTGCGGCCTTTCCCGAACCCCTGGGCCTGTTCCGCCTGGCCACGCTCACGCTCGGCGTCTCGCCAGCAGGCGATGCGCTCGGAGTGGAGCTTCAGGCCCTGAGCAGGCAATGCGTTGTCGCCCTGGACGGGGTACGTTTCCCGGGTGATCCGGCGCGCTTCGTTGTCCATCCAGGCGGCATGGAGAGCGATGTCCCGGCTTACGGGCCAGCCTTCATTTTCCTGCGCAGCCTGGCCTCGACGCTGACATACGGCCTGGGCGAGCCGCCTTCGGCCATGGCGCTGACCATCACTCCCGGTCATGTGCTCGCCTATACGGCTGCGGGCTACTGGGAAGCCCGCGCGCATGAATCTGTGCGCAGCCTCTCCTTGCGCCTGGACTACGGCGCTGCCGCTCCTGCCCCGACTGCCGGGCCAGGCGAGCCGGGCGAACCCGCCACACTGTTCGCCCAGGCCAGTACGGCCAGGCGCACTGCGCAACGCAGGAGCTGGACAAAGGGAGCGCCGCTAGGCCTTATGGGCAAGCAGCCGTGGCACTGCGCGCACATCCCCGAATGGCTGCGCGCAACCGGACGCCCTGTGGCCACGCTTCGGCCCGAGTTGCTCGTACTGACCGGCTTTCTCGGCTCCGGCAAAACGACCCTGCTGCGCCGGTTCATCGAGTACAACCTCCAGCGCAGCCGCTTCGTGGCCATCATCCAGAACGAGATCGGCGAGATCGGCCTCGACGGGAAGCTCCTGGACCATGACTTCAGCGTGGTCGAGATGGACGAGGGCTGCGTGTGCTGCTCCCTTTCCGGCCAGCTCGGCCGTGGCCTCGCGCAGGTCCTTGCGCGCTTCCGGCCCGACGTGGTCGTGCTGGAGACCAGCGGCATGGCCAACCCGAAAAACCTGCTCTCCGAACTCGACGAACTTGAAGCACTGGTCTGCCCGGGCCTCGTGTTGACGGTCGTGGATGGAGCGAACCTGGATATGCTCCTTAATAACGGCCTGGTCGCCCGTGACCAGATCGAGGTCGCCGACGTGCTCATTCTGAACAAGACCGACCTCGTCTCCCAGGCGGAGCGGGCGCGGGCACTCGACCGGATGCGGAGCCTGAATCCCGGGGCCATGCTCGTCGAGGCGACGCATGGCGACATCCCCTTCGGCCTGCTGGATGAGGCGCAACGCCAAACAAGACCTGGGCTGGCGCCGCACCTGCCTGCCAGCACCCTGCTGCCCACCTACGAGCGTGGCCAGACGCATGCCGATGCCGGCTTCGTGGCCCGCACAGTTCGCCTGGACAAACCCATTGGCATGGACCGGCTGCAAGCCTCGCTGCGCACCCTGAGTCGGGAAGCCTACAGGATCAAGGGCATCGTGGACATCGCGGGCGAAGCCACACCTCGGCTGGTGCAGTCCGTGGCAGGCACATTCTCGGTGACCCTTTTCCCCGAGCCGCCCACATCTGAGCGCTTCCTGGTCTTCATCGGCCGTGACTTTCCTCACAATGCCGAAGAGGCGTTCCGGGCAGAATTGCTCCCAGCTCACGAGGCGTGA
- a CDS encoding ARMT1-like domain-containing protein — MTGPLQISIAKDLRWGKDPKLDAWINHFKTENNVEYLLNPEKVASDEQLRFMVALGEDQAFFPCSDETLHLLIQKTPPKELIHEYNRIWRFIIKLVRHHGLDKYNEQRIIQYCRHRFKHHLASRIMIPSRLVKRLASIALTQLALEDPYEERKQRENKRALNFLRKSSTDKLIHSCPPECAVCTDTRELRGDLDFLELKRLLYLSTMNSLWEDASPSQLDVEQELQKPCGECSHLRLLLGTEDDEPKKVLYLPDTSGGFVFDLIIIRRLLRMGHQVVLALKAGFLFSTPTMWDTTSDPVLKELISGAHVLPDMVISKKGLLQQLREHRFLIISDGTREQLNLYKTSVTFARAWKECDLVLAKGGRNFQNLIQCSHEFTRDIASFHRDKEGKFRLHCKTRARSVRKFTEADLTGMADRIISNMREAKAQGRTVMFYSAVIGSIPGQTKAAVRVVDTFVQHLRSKLDNAFIINPAEHFEEGMDGDDLMFMWERVQRSGLLDVWRFQTVEDVEASFALMGKKVPPMWSGKDSTFSTGCTQEMRIALETQKRHPELQIIGPSAEKFFRRAEYGIGKYYDVGIKVM, encoded by the coding sequence ATGACCGGCCCGTTACAGATATCTATTGCCAAGGATCTGCGCTGGGGCAAGGATCCCAAGCTCGACGCTTGGATCAACCATTTCAAGACTGAGAACAATGTGGAGTACCTGCTCAATCCCGAGAAGGTCGCTTCGGACGAGCAGTTGCGCTTCATGGTCGCTCTGGGCGAGGATCAAGCATTTTTCCCCTGTTCGGATGAGACCCTGCATCTGCTTATACAGAAGACTCCGCCCAAGGAGCTCATCCACGAATACAATCGCATCTGGCGCTTTATCATCAAACTTGTGCGCCACCACGGCCTGGACAAATACAACGAGCAGCGCATCATCCAGTACTGCCGCCACCGCTTCAAGCACCACTTGGCCTCGCGCATCATGATCCCTTCGCGCCTGGTCAAGCGCCTTGCGAGCATCGCGCTGACCCAGCTCGCCTTGGAAGACCCTTATGAGGAGCGCAAACAGCGGGAGAACAAGCGAGCCTTGAACTTCCTGCGCAAGTCCTCCACGGACAAGCTCATTCACTCATGCCCGCCGGAGTGCGCCGTGTGCACGGACACGCGCGAGCTGCGCGGCGACCTGGATTTCCTGGAACTCAAGCGGCTTTTGTACCTGTCCACCATGAATTCCCTGTGGGAGGACGCCTCGCCCTCGCAGCTCGACGTGGAGCAGGAACTGCAGAAGCCATGCGGCGAATGCTCCCATCTGCGCCTGCTGCTCGGAACCGAGGACGACGAGCCCAAGAAAGTTCTTTACCTGCCGGATACGAGCGGCGGGTTCGTATTCGACCTGATCATTATCCGAAGGCTGCTGCGCATGGGGCATCAGGTGGTGCTGGCCCTCAAGGCCGGTTTCCTCTTCTCCACGCCCACCATGTGGGACACCACGAGCGACCCGGTGCTCAAGGAATTGATCAGTGGTGCGCATGTGCTCCCGGATATGGTCATCTCCAAGAAGGGCCTGCTGCAGCAGCTGCGCGAGCACCGCTTCCTGATCATTTCCGACGGCACGCGCGAGCAGCTCAACCTGTACAAGACGAGCGTGACCTTCGCGCGGGCCTGGAAGGAGTGCGACCTGGTGCTTGCCAAGGGCGGTCGCAATTTCCAGAACCTCATCCAGTGCAGCCATGAATTCACCCGCGATATCGCCAGCTTCCACCGGGATAAGGAAGGCAAGTTCCGCCTGCACTGCAAGACCAGGGCGCGCTCGGTGCGCAAGTTCACCGAGGCTGACCTCACGGGCATGGCCGACCGCATCATCTCGAACATGCGCGAGGCCAAGGCGCAGGGCAGGACCGTCATGTTCTACTCCGCGGTCATCGGCTCCATCCCAGGCCAGACCAAGGCCGCTGTCCGCGTGGTGGACACCTTTGTCCAGCATTTGCGCTCCAAGCTGGACAACGCCTTCATCATCAATCCGGCCGAGCACTTCGAGGAAGGCATGGACGGCGACGACCTCATGTTCATGTGGGAACGCGTGCAGCGCAGCGGCCTCTTGGATGTTTGGCGTTTCCAGACAGTGGAGGACGTGGAGGCGAGCTTCGCGCTCATGGGCAAAAAGGTGCCGCCCATGTGGTCAGGCAAGGATTCGACCTTCTCCACCGGCTGCACCCAGGAGATGCGCATCGCCCTGGAAACACAGAAGCGCCATCCCGAACTGCAGATCATCGGCCCCAGCGCCGAAAAGTTCTTCCGCCGCGCCGAATACGGGATTGGCAAGTACTACGACGTCGGCATCAAGGTCATGTAG
- a CDS encoding DUF2141 domain-containing protein → MRQPIAVLLFILTVMPIWATQALAADLEVTLTGIRNDAGSIRIAVLNRLTGFPDADNAVALHKEPARPGSMTLHFTGLKPGRYALAVFHDEDDDGELQRLLGLIPLEGYALSGNAGRMGPPSFGRMAFVLTDEGAAMTLPMRY, encoded by the coding sequence ATGAGGCAACCAATCGCAGTGCTCTTGTTCATTTTGACCGTGATGCCGATCTGGGCGACTCAAGCCTTGGCCGCGGACCTGGAAGTCACGCTCACGGGCATCCGCAATGACGCGGGCTCTATTCGGATAGCCGTCCTAAACCGCCTAACAGGATTTCCGGACGCCGATAACGCCGTGGCCCTGCACAAGGAGCCTGCCCGGCCCGGTTCCATGACCCTGCATTTTACCGGGCTGAAGCCTGGACGCTATGCCTTGGCCGTTTTCCATGACGAAGACGATGATGGTGAGCTGCAACGGCTGCTGGGCCTCATACCGCTTGAAGGCTACGCACTGAGCGGAAATGCCGGCCGCATGGGGCCACCGAGTTTTGGACGCATGGCCTTTGTCCTGACAGACGAAGGCGCGGCCATGACTCTGCCCATGCGCTATTGA
- a CDS encoding TetR/AcrR family transcriptional regulator: MPPSNKRTLIMAAAEKLFTSRRFHEITLDDIAREAHVGKGTIYTHFRDKNDLFFQVTTSGLDDLCDLLRLRVSSAAPFAQQLQEACGEVCSFFAKRRELFRMIQSEEARMAFNHGELRERWMHRRLNLVEAMADVLRRGVSTGLVRADITAEFQAELLLGMLRAVTRSAGNGVVDPQRYTLMLDVFINGAGLGPTGGPEAPTGVLVE; this comes from the coding sequence GTGCCGCCTAGCAACAAACGCACCCTGATTATGGCCGCGGCGGAAAAGCTCTTCACCAGCCGCCGTTTCCATGAGATCACCTTGGACGATATCGCCCGTGAGGCCCATGTGGGCAAGGGAACCATCTATACCCATTTCCGCGACAAGAATGACCTGTTCTTCCAGGTGACGACTTCGGGCCTTGACGATTTGTGCGACCTTTTACGCCTCAGGGTTTCCAGCGCTGCCCCCTTTGCGCAACAGCTCCAGGAAGCCTGTGGAGAGGTTTGCTCTTTCTTTGCCAAGCGGCGCGAGCTGTTTCGCATGATCCAATCCGAAGAGGCGCGCATGGCCTTCAATCATGGGGAACTGCGCGAACGCTGGATGCACCGGCGTCTAAATCTGGTGGAAGCCATGGCCGATGTGCTGCGCAGGGGGGTGTCCACTGGGCTTGTGCGCGCCGACATCACCGCGGAATTCCAGGCCGAGCTCCTGCTCGGCATGTTGCGAGCCGTAACGCGCAGCGCTGGAAACGGCGTCGTCGATCCGCAACGTTATACGCTTATGCTCGACGTATTCATCAACGGAGCCGGACTCGGGCCCACGGGCGGCCCAGAGGCCCCTACCGGCGTCCTTGTGGAGTAG
- a CDS encoding efflux RND transporter periplasmic adaptor subunit — protein sequence MKKMIILGLVLVCAILIGWRVHDRLTGEGPASARGRKPNAVTVAVQPVRTTTMRHTAEFTGTLLPKAQFVVAPNVAGRLERLLVNIGDTVRKGQLIAELDNREYAEQVEQARAELEVAQANVIDCLSALDVAERDLKRSRQLRDSNVVSQSELDKTEANFNTCRAKHLVALAQVRQKEASLEAAKVRLAYTRIHASWEDSDVERIVGERFADEGATLKVGDPIVSVVTLDPLLAVINVIERDFPLVKVGQTAEILADALPGKVFAGQVARRAPVLQESSRQGRVEVLVPNADGLLAPGMFARVRLSFAERSEVTAVPISALTTREGRQGVFMADPESLLARFVPMSVGITEGQWAEVVEPRIEGLVITLGQHLLEDGSAIALPSDKNAGGGQQKSPGSKPKKS from the coding sequence ATGAAGAAGATGATAATCCTCGGGCTCGTGCTGGTTTGCGCGATCCTCATCGGTTGGAGGGTCCATGACAGGCTGACCGGTGAAGGTCCGGCCTCGGCCCGGGGACGCAAGCCCAATGCCGTTACCGTGGCCGTGCAGCCTGTGCGCACGACAACCATGCGCCACACGGCCGAATTCACTGGCACCCTGCTGCCCAAGGCGCAATTCGTGGTCGCTCCCAATGTGGCGGGCCGCCTGGAACGATTGCTGGTCAACATTGGCGACACGGTGCGCAAGGGCCAGCTCATCGCCGAACTGGACAACCGCGAGTACGCCGAGCAGGTGGAACAGGCGCGGGCCGAACTGGAAGTGGCCCAGGCCAATGTCATTGACTGCCTTAGCGCGCTGGATGTGGCGGAGCGCGACCTGAAGCGGTCTCGCCAACTGCGCGACAGCAACGTGGTCTCCCAGTCCGAACTGGATAAGACCGAGGCGAACTTCAATACCTGCCGGGCCAAGCACCTGGTTGCCCTGGCCCAAGTGCGCCAGAAGGAAGCCTCTCTGGAGGCGGCCAAGGTGCGCCTGGCCTACACGCGCATCCATGCTTCCTGGGAAGACAGCGACGTGGAGCGCATTGTGGGCGAGCGCTTCGCCGACGAGGGAGCCACGCTCAAGGTCGGCGATCCCATCGTCTCGGTGGTGACTCTCGATCCCCTGCTCGCCGTGATCAACGTCATCGAACGCGACTTTCCTTTGGTTAAAGTAGGCCAGACCGCCGAGATCCTGGCCGACGCCCTCCCCGGCAAGGTCTTTGCCGGCCAGGTGGCGCGACGCGCTCCCGTGCTCCAGGAATCCTCGCGTCAGGGGCGGGTCGAAGTGCTCGTGCCAAATGCCGATGGCTTGCTTGCACCGGGCATGTTCGCCCGCGTGCGCCTGAGTTTTGCAGAGCGGAGCGAGGTCACGGCCGTTCCGATATCCGCCCTGACAACGCGCGAAGGCCGGCAGGGAGTGTTCATGGCCGATCCCGAAAGCCTTCTCGCGCGCTTCGTGCCCATGTCCGTGGGCATTACGGAAGGTCAATGGGCCGAGGTCGTGGAACCGCGTATCGAAGGCCTGGTGATCACATTGGGCCAGCACCTGCTGGAGGACGGATCGGCCATCGCCCTGCCCAGCGACAAGAACGCGGGCGGCGGACAACAGAAATCCCCCGGCTCCAAGCCTAAAAAGAGCTGA
- a CDS encoding efflux RND transporter permease subunit: MRDIARFSVRRPVFTAMATLIVLILGGVSLSRLPIDLMPDITYPTLSISTAYENASPQEIETLVTRPVEQALSAVPGVEEVTSVSSEGQSSVRVTFTWGTDLDAAANDVRDRLDRMLSSLPEDVDRPVLRKFDLASFPVLILGASSRLDPVQMRRLLDDDVRYRIERVPGVAALDIWGGLEREIHVDLLPERIKALDISLDQIVTRIKNSNLTLPAGVVESGNHEISIRTPGEFASLDELRDTVVAERSGVTVRLRDVAEVQDSWQRVTRIVRVNGEPGVRLSVSKQSGTNTVEVAERVLAELERINEDIPQVRIVPIVDTSLYIKRSITNVASSTIYGGLFAVLVLLAFLRHVRSTLIVAAAIPISIVATFMLIYFGGFTLNLMTLGGLALGVGMLVDNAIVVLENIHRLHMQGRPPKSAAVYGAGEVAAAITASTLTTLVVFLPLVFVRGMAGVMFKQLAYVVSFSLICSLGVALTLVPMLASTIMVPGVPRSERPGLLRKLASFLGRGFTRMENEYKGLLHSCLAHRWLTIGLALGLLAGSFAFVPLIGVEMMPQTDEGEVRINVEMEAGTRLSLLDETFAPIEAIVKRAVPEAESVITSLGGSGWRTSGSHLGDMRISLVPQKQRERSSEEIAQALRKELAHIPGATIRTRAGQGLFILRMGTSGGEQLQVEIRGYDLKIADSLAEQVKAMAERIPGVTDTQISRQSGSPERMIVVDRAKAESLGVRVSDVANALQTALSGTRASGYREAGDEFDILVRLKDAEFSDLRDILDLTVANAAGQAVVLRNLVTVQPSSGPVSIERQDQERIVTVSGNLSGRDMGSVIADMRAELATLPVPRGFNISFGGDFEEQQEVFGELAMGLILALVLVYMVMACLYESLRDPFVVMFSVPLAIVGVVLMLFLTRTTFNVQSFIGCIMLGGIIVNNAILLVDQTNQLRREEGFGLREAIEEAGRRRLRPILMTSLTTVFGLLPLALGLGEGGEAQAPMARAVIGGLTSSTLITLVFVPVMYSLISGNERHSLVEDELEKGGAAAVLVPEEVREN, translated from the coding sequence ATGCGCGATATAGCCAGATTCTCGGTGCGCCGGCCGGTCTTCACGGCCATGGCCACGCTCATCGTACTCATTCTGGGCGGCGTGTCCCTGAGCCGCCTGCCTATCGACCTGATGCCGGACATCACCTACCCGACCCTGAGCATCAGCACTGCCTATGAGAACGCCAGCCCCCAGGAGATCGAAACCCTGGTCACGCGGCCCGTGGAGCAGGCCCTGAGCGCCGTGCCGGGAGTGGAGGAGGTCACTTCGGTTTCTTCCGAAGGTCAGAGCAGCGTGCGCGTGACCTTCACCTGGGGCACGGACCTTGACGCCGCGGCCAACGACGTGCGCGACCGCCTGGACCGCATGCTGTCCAGCCTCCCGGAGGATGTCGATCGGCCCGTGCTGCGCAAGTTCGACCTGGCCAGCTTTCCCGTTCTTATCCTGGGCGCTTCCAGCCGCCTGGACCCCGTGCAGATGCGCCGCCTCCTGGATGACGACGTGCGCTACCGCATAGAGCGGGTGCCCGGCGTGGCGGCACTGGACATTTGGGGCGGCCTGGAGCGCGAGATCCACGTTGACCTGCTGCCCGAGCGGATCAAGGCCTTGGACATATCGTTGGACCAGATCGTCACCCGTATCAAGAATTCGAACCTGACGCTGCCCGCTGGCGTGGTCGAGAGCGGCAACCACGAGATCTCCATTCGCACGCCGGGCGAGTTCGCCAGCCTGGACGAACTGCGCGACACCGTGGTGGCCGAGCGGAGCGGCGTCACGGTGCGCCTGCGCGACGTGGCCGAGGTGCAGGACTCCTGGCAGCGCGTCACGCGCATCGTGCGCGTCAACGGCGAGCCGGGCGTGCGCCTGTCCGTAAGCAAGCAATCGGGCACCAACACCGTGGAAGTGGCCGAGCGCGTGCTCGCGGAACTTGAGCGCATCAACGAGGATATCCCTCAGGTGCGCATCGTGCCCATCGTGGACACCTCGCTCTACATCAAACGCTCCATCACCAACGTGGCCAGCTCCACCATTTACGGCGGCCTGTTCGCCGTGCTCGTGCTGCTGGCCTTCCTGCGCCATGTGCGCAGCACGCTTATCGTGGCCGCGGCCATCCCCATCTCCATCGTGGCCACCTTCATGCTCATCTACTTCGGCGGCTTCACCCTGAACCTCATGACTCTGGGCGGCCTGGCTCTCGGTGTGGGCATGCTCGTGGACAACGCCATCGTGGTCCTGGAGAACATCCACCGCCTGCACATGCAAGGCCGACCGCCCAAATCCGCGGCAGTGTACGGCGCGGGCGAAGTCGCGGCGGCCATCACAGCCAGCACTCTGACCACCCTGGTCGTGTTCCTGCCCCTGGTGTTCGTGCGCGGCATGGCCGGCGTCATGTTCAAGCAACTGGCCTACGTGGTGAGCTTTTCGCTTATCTGCTCCCTGGGCGTAGCCCTGACCCTGGTGCCCATGCTCGCTTCCACCATCATGGTTCCAGGCGTGCCGCGATCCGAGCGGCCGGGGTTGCTGCGCAAGCTGGCCAGCTTTCTCGGACGTGGATTCACGCGCATGGAGAACGAATACAAGGGCCTGCTGCACTCCTGCCTGGCGCACCGCTGGCTGACCATCGGCCTGGCCCTCGGGCTACTGGCGGGCAGCTTCGCCTTCGTCCCTCTCATAGGCGTGGAGATGATGCCGCAGACCGACGAGGGCGAGGTGCGCATCAACGTGGAAATGGAGGCCGGAACCAGGCTGTCCCTGCTCGACGAAACCTTTGCGCCCATCGAGGCCATCGTGAAGCGCGCCGTGCCCGAGGCCGAGAGCGTCATCACCTCCCTTGGCGGATCCGGCTGGCGCACCTCGGGCTCGCACCTGGGCGACATGCGCATAAGCCTCGTGCCTCAGAAGCAGCGCGAGCGCTCCAGCGAGGAGATCGCCCAGGCCTTGCGCAAGGAACTAGCGCACATTCCCGGTGCGACCATCCGCACGCGCGCGGGCCAAGGCTTGTTCATCCTGCGCATGGGCACGAGCGGTGGCGAGCAGCTCCAGGTTGAAATTCGCGGCTATGATTTGAAGATCGCCGACTCCCTGGCCGAACAGGTCAAGGCCATGGCCGAGCGCATCCCGGGCGTCACGGATACCCAGATCAGCCGTCAGAGCGGCAGTCCGGAGCGCATGATCGTGGTGGATCGCGCCAAGGCCGAGAGCCTTGGCGTGCGTGTGTCCGATGTGGCCAACGCGTTGCAGACCGCGCTTTCCGGCACCCGCGCCAGCGGGTATCGGGAGGCAGGCGACGAGTTCGACATACTTGTGCGGCTCAAGGATGCCGAATTCTCCGACCTGCGTGACATCCTGGACCTGACAGTGGCAAACGCCGCAGGCCAGGCCGTGGTCCTGCGCAACCTCGTCACCGTGCAACCCTCCTCTGGGCCCGTGAGCATCGAGCGTCAGGATCAGGAACGCATCGTGACCGTCTCCGGCAACCTGAGCGGCCGGGACATGGGTTCGGTCATCGCCGACATGCGCGCGGAGCTGGCCACGCTGCCGGTGCCACGCGGCTTCAACATCAGCTTCGGCGGCGATTTCGAGGAGCAGCAGGAGGTCTTCGGCGAACTGGCCATGGGTCTCATTCTCGCGCTGGTGCTCGTATACATGGTCATGGCCTGCCTCTACGAATCCCTGCGCGACCCCTTTGTGGTCATGTTCTCGGTGCCCCTGGCCATCGTCGGCGTGGTGCTCATGCTCTTTCTGACCCGCACGACCTTCAACGTGCAGTCATTCATCGGTTGCATCATGCTCGGCGGCATCATCGTCAACAACGCCATCCTGCTGGTTGATCAGACCAACCAGCTCCGTCGCGAAGAGGGCTTCGGCTTGCGCGAGGCCATCGAGGAAGCCGGCCGCAGAAGACTGCGGCCCATCCTCATGACTTCGCTGACGACCGTCTTCGGTTTGCTGCCCTTGGCCCTGGGCCTCGGCGAGGGCGGCGAGGCCCAGGCTCCCATGGCCCGAGCGGTCATCGGCGGCCTGACCAGCTCCACGCTCATCACCCTGGTCTTCGTGCCGGTCATGTATTCGTTAATTTCCGGTAACGAGCGGCACTCCCTGGTCGAGGACGAGTTAGAGAAAGGCGGGGCTGCAGCCGTACTTGTGCCCGAGGAAGTACGCGAGAATTAG